In the genome of Anaerolineaceae bacterium oral taxon 439, the window ATCAGCTTATCAAATTCGCTATTTACACTGCGCCCATCCTCAAGCGCTAATATCGCTGAAAGGAACCCCATTTGATAGTTCTGCATAATTTCTTGCGCGCTTACAGCCAGAGCGGCGATATCTTTATGGTCCGACAGCGATTTATTAAACCTGCTTATTATATAATTAATATATTCGCTTTCCCCTATCCGTTTAGCTTTAAGTTCATCCACCGACGGTTGGTAAATCGCGAAACATTGCGCCATTGCACCCGCACGATGAAGCCTGTCTAAATCCACAGAGCTTCGTTTAGATGAAAAAAGGTCAAAGTCATCCGACAATAAAAAATGAAGTAAAACATCGCAGTGAAGGTCAATATATCCCACTATTTCCTTCTCCTACATATTTTCAAAGACTATGCATTAAATTTCAAAAATAATTCAACCCGATTTTTCCGCCGCCAGATTATCTTATGACTAACGGTCGCTCAGAGGATTTTCTTTATGAATAAGCCCCATCTGATAACAGCATACCTGAATTTTTGGGAGAATACTTGGGGACATACTCAAAACATCGATCCCATAATCCAGCCAGGCAGGAATCAGATCAATGCTTGACGCCGCCTCGCCGCAAATCCCGACCTCAATTCCGTGCCGGTGCGCAGCCTCCGCAATTGCCTTAATCAACTGCAAAACTGCCGGATTATCAGCCCGATAGAGATTTTGTACTTTTTCATTTAAACGGTCACAGGCCATTGTATACTGAATCAAATCATTCGTCCCAATACTGAAAAAATCGCAGTGTTTAGCGAATTCATCCGCCAATACAGCCGCGGCCGGAATTTCAACCATCATCCCTAATTTAATCTCTTCAGAGCAAGGAATTCCCTGATTTTTCAGCTCATGCATTGACGCATATACAATCGCTTTCGCCCGCTCAAGTTCTTCTACCGTGGATATCATTGGGAACATAATTCGGACTGGCAACCCCGCAGCCGCTCGCAAAATAGCTCGAATTTGCGTCTTGAACAGTTCAGGTTCAGCCAAAGCAATCCGTATCGCACGATAACCGAGGAATGGGTTCATCTCTTCAGGCAGGTTCAGACCAGGAACCTGTTTATCGCCGCCGATATCGAAGGTACGAAATGTAACGGGGAGATTCTTCATAGCCTGAAGAACATTCCGATAAATCTGATATTGCTGTTCTTCGTCAGGGAGAGAGGCTTGATTGTAATAGAGAAATTCCGTCCGGAAGAGGCCAATTCCCTGAGCGCCCGATTGGATCACGGAAGGAAGATCATCAGGCCCACTGATATTCGCTTCAAATCGGATACGCCTGTCATTCCTTGAACGCAGGGAGCATCCTTTTAAGGTATCAAACAGCCGCAGCGTTTCTTCGTTTCGCTTCATCTTCGCCTCAAACGAACGATAATCCTCGGCTTCCGGGTTAAGCGTTATCACGCCGTCATCCGCGTCCAGAATCAGTTCGGATCCATCTTCAATAGATTCTATTTCTTCGCCATGATCCAGAATCACCATAGGAATAGATTTAGATTTAGCCAGAATAGCAGAATGCGTTGTCCAGCTGCCATGCGCAACAATAATTCCGCAGTACTTTACAAAGTTGAAATGAATCACGTCGGAAGGATAAAGCACATTCTTAATCATAATACACTGATCCTGAATATCAGAAACAACCGGACCTTCCGCATAAAAACGAGAGGCGTGACAAACGCGCTGATCAGATTGAGCGTTTGCTAACGCCCCCATAAGCTGAGCTGATATATCACAAATATCCAATGCGCGCTCGCGTATGACTAAATTACCGGATTTTTCCAACATTCCGCATATCTTCTCCGTCTGAGATTTCAGAGCCCATTCGACACAGCAGCCCTCTTCCTCTATCATCTCGGAAACAGCTTCTATCAAAGCCGGATCCTCAAGAAGCGACAGATGAGCAGACAGAATTCCGGATTCGTCATTATTTAAAACTTCCAATGCCTTTGAATATTGCTCCTGCAAATGACTTTGAACATCCAGCACAGCCTTTTCCCAGCGGCGCTTTTCCAGGCAAACATCAGCAGCTGACTGTCTAAGAATCATCGCTGCTCGCTCTTCCATCTTAGCGGCAACACCTTTAACCAGACCGAATCCGTTCCCACGTCCACTTAGAATCCGTTTTTGAGTCCTCACGATTTCTCCCGCCAATCCAACTGATAATTTATCAGCGTTTCTTCAGCTTCACGCGCACAAGAAGTCAGCAATTTTGCTGATCGCCTCTTCTTCCCCATCGCCTTCGCAGATCAGCATAATTTGGTCGCCCTGATTTACGCCCAAAGAAAGTATCTCCAATAAACTTTTTGCGTTTGCCTGTTGCTCCTTAAACTGAATTTTTACCTTACATTTTTGCGCTTTGGCAAGCGACATTAAATCCGCGGCAGGTCGTGCATGGAGTCCGGACGCATGCTTTACAGTAACCACAACATTTTTCATGATCGGTTCTCTCTGCTTTTATTCAAATCATGGAAAGGCAGGCGACTACCTACCTTTCCATGATTTCTTTCGTATGAAAATTCCCTATCCCAGAATTCCAAGCGCCCCTAAAACAAAGGCGATAACAACGACGCCTAACATGATTTTCCATGTTTTGACGTTCCTGGTAGTCAGATAGTAGATCAGCACAGTCACAGCCAGCGGCAGAAGCGACGGCATCAATGCATCGAACAGGTTTTCCTGCAAATTAAACGGTACATTGCCAATAGTAAAAGCAAGCGCGCTTTTTACATTAACATAGTTGGGAATCAGCGCGCCCATTACCGTACAGCCAAGAATACCCGCCGCGCTGATCCAGGTTTTCATCCGACCATCAGCCAACATACCAGAAATAGCATTAGTGCCCAGCCGATAGCCGTACATCCAGGAATTATAGGCTATAACCATTAGAACGACCGGCAAAGCAATCAGGACAAAAAGAGAGCCGAATACATTGCCTTTCGTAGCCATACTGATACCGAGCGCAACCATAATCGGAATCACAACGCCCTGTACGATCGAATCGCCAATCCCTGCCATCGGGCCCATCATACCGGTTTTAAAGCTGTTAATAGCCTCATCCGTAAGCGGAGCGCCGTTCGCTCGCTGCTCTTCCATGGCAATCGTTCCGCCAAGGATGACCGCGCCAAAATTAGGATCAGTATTGAAAAATGTCAGATGGCGTTTCAAGCCAGCCGCTTTTTCGTCTGGGTCCGGATAGAGCTTTTTGATAATCGGAGCCATCGCCATAGCGACAGCCGTACCCTGCATTCTCTCATAGTTATAATTCGCGTGAGAAAAGAACTGCCAGAGCCAATATGATTTCTTTACATCTTTTTCATCCAGGCTTACGTCCTGAACTTTTCCTTCATTCTTGCTTTCCATCCTACCCTTCCTTAGCTTCTTTCAGCGACTTTTTCGTATTCGTCATAAAGACCATCGCACAAATAAGACCGATAATGCTAATTCCGATAATGGGAATATTGAAGTAAGCGGCTAAAACGAAACCCGCCAGTAAAAACGGCCACGTTTCCTGTTTCAAAATCGCCCTCAGGTTCAAGGCAATTCCAAGCGCAGGCAGTACGCCGCCCACAGCGGATAACCCTCTGAAAGCCCAGCTGCCAGCGATTGCATTCAGGAAACCGCCAACCGCTTCGCCACCCCACTTGCAGAACAAAGCGACAACAATCATTTTGAAAACAAACAGCATGATCTGTGCAGGCAGCCAGTTCATAAGCATGACGCCTCGTTCATCCCCTTTTTCAGCGTAATTATCCGCCCAATGCGCGAATATAGAGGAAATACTCATACGTCCAACCCAGACAACCGTACCGAGAATGCCAATCGGTAGAGCCAACGCCAAAGCGGCCTCCAGACTTGTATCCAAGGCCAGAGCAAAGGCTGTACCAACGTATCCAGCCAACGCCATGTCGCTCGGAATAGAACCGCCAACGCTCATATGCCCGAGGAAGATCAGGTTAATCGTTCCACCGATAATAGCCCCCTGCACAGGATTTCCCATTACCAAACCCACAAGAAATCCGCCGACTACCGGGCGCTGCAGAACATAATAGCCTTCCCCGAAGAAAAACGGAGCGTCCGCAAAGTAGTAAAGAAATGCAACAACAATTGCTTGCCACCAAGACATAATTTTCTCCTTTTAATTAATGGCCAATCAGAACTTCAAATTATCCAGATTGACAGCTTTTTCATCAGGGAACACTTGCAAATACACTCTTGTCCCCATTCTTTGAAGCTCTTTTAATTGATCCAACTCCTCCGGCGATACCTGAGTACTCCGCATAATCGGCTTACGATTCGCTCCCTGCCCCATATTCCCAACATTCAGTTCTTTAATTTCCACTCCGGATTTCGCTAAATTAAGCATCGTGCCCGGTGTTTTCGCCAAAACGATCGTCCTCGTACGCTCAGGCTCAGCTTTGATAGCTTGAATCGCATCTTCCATTGTTAGGATCTGAACTTCATAATCAGACGGAACGGCCATTTTCATAATAGAGCAAAGCATTTCATTTTTTGCAGTTTCATCATCAATACAAATAATATTTGTAGATTTGTACACCTTGCTCCATGCTGTCATGACCTGCCCATGGATCAACCGATCATCGATTCTATATAAGACTACCCCCATATCTGCCTCCTTTTTCACTAACACTCAAAACAAAACCTATTCCATTGACTTCGATTTTTGTATCCCGAACGAAACGTTGTCAACAATACCATCCTTACCGCTTTGGATTGCATTTTTAACAACTTCCGCGCTATCACACTCCTTTCTGGTCGATAATACTTCCAGCAACAGAGGCAAGTTAACACCGGAAATACAAGCTGAACCATATTTCACAACCGACATGAGCGCCGCATTAAAAGGAGTCCCATTTCGAAGATCGGTCAGAATAAGAACATTCTCCGCTTCTCCGGTCTCCTGAATAACTCGGCTGATTTTTTCGGTAAAGATTTCCAAAGACTCTCCTGGGTAGAGACCTAAGACATAAAGCTTTTCCTGATTCCCCAAGATCATTTCCGCCGCCTCGCGAAGGCCGGAGGCGTACGATCCGTGACTGGCTAAAAGCACGTGCATCATCTTGTCTTATCCCGCGCTGCCATTCAAATGAATCAGGACCCGGAACGTTTCCATGCTGAGCGCCCGGTTAAAAGCAGTTTCCGCATCAACCATATCATACTTTTCCGAAAGCAATGGATGCACGTCAATCAGCTTTTTACCCAGAAGCTGCGTTGCCTGCCAGAAAGCTTTAATAGTGGGGCTATAGGAACCGGTGATGACCTTCTCGCTGTAATGGATTCCGTTTGGACTGAATGGAATATCATTTCTGGGATGGAAAGACCCATAGTAAACAAGTCTTCCCCTGTCAGCAAGGATTTTAATATAGTCGCCAGCCAGATTTAAATTGTTTACCGTAAAAATAACCGCATGCGGTCCCCGCGATTCGGTCAACCTCCGAATTTCCGTCTCGGCGTCTTTCTCAACCGGGTTGAAAACATCATGAGCGCCTATCGATAAGGCAACTTCGCGCCTTCTTTCGTCAGGCTCAGCCAATATCACTCTTGCGCCAGACAGTTTTGCTAAAAGAACATGCAGCTGCCCCATAATTCCGCCGCCAACAATGACGACATCTTCTCCAAAACTCAACTTTGCCTGTTCCATACTATGCAGACAGCAGGCGAGCGGCTCTGCAAAAGCCGCGGCTTCAAGATCCACATGGCGCCCTGGAAGTTTAAAGATCCGATCGGACGATATCGCAATATACTCAGCCATTCCGCCCGAACCCGGAATTCCATCGTAAATTCGTTTCTTCTTTTTTCCTTTGCAAAGGTTATCCATCCCCCTGCGGCAATATTCGCATTGACCGCAGCTGTCAAACGTTTTCACAACACAGGGATCACCCACCTGAAGATCGCAGATCGTATTCTCCGGAATATAGGCGACTTCGCCCGATACTTCGTGACCGGGGACAAAAGGCAGCGGGACATCCTCCCCTTTAAAAATTCTCTGTTCCCAGGTACAAATCATACAATGGCGCAAACGAATTAATACCTCGCCGGCTTCCGGAACGGGCGCCGTCAGTTCACGAACCTCTGCGGCGCCTGCTTTCGGAATCACAATAGCTTTCATCTTATCAGGAATCATTTTCTTCTCCCAACCAGTCCAATCTCAAAGCTGAATCTCAGAGGCCTTTGCTCCATGATGAACAAGGTCTGCCAGGGCTTTTACAACCTTCTCTGGATTTTCATGGTTCCATACGTTCCGTCCAATCGCAACGCCCGCGGCTCCGACTGAACAGGCTTCTTCGATACAGGTAAAGAGACCACCTAATTCTTTGCTTTTAGCGCCGCCGAGGA includes:
- a CDS encoding phosphoenolpyruvate--protein phosphotransferase — encoded protein: MAGEIVRTQKRILSGRGNGFGLVKGVAAKMEERAAMILRQSAADVCLEKRRWEKAVLDVQSHLQEQYSKALEVLNNDESGILSAHLSLLEDPALIEAVSEMIEEEGCCVEWALKSQTEKICGMLEKSGNLVIRERALDICDISAQLMGALANAQSDQRVCHASRFYAEGPVVSDIQDQCIMIKNVLYPSDVIHFNFVKYCGIIVAHGSWTTHSAILAKSKSIPMVILDHGEEIESIEDGSELILDADDGVITLNPEAEDYRSFEAKMKRNEETLRLFDTLKGCSLRSRNDRRIRFEANISGPDDLPSVIQSGAQGIGLFRTEFLYYNQASLPDEEQQYQIYRNVLQAMKNLPVTFRTFDIGGDKQVPGLNLPEEMNPFLGYRAIRIALAEPELFKTQIRAILRAAAGLPVRIMFPMISTVEELERAKAIVYASMHELKNQGIPCSEEIKLGMMVEIPAAAVLADEFAKHCDFFSIGTNDLIQYTMACDRLNEKVQNLYRADNPAVLQLIKAIAEAAHRHGIEVGICGEAASSIDLIPAWLDYGIDVLSMSPSILPKIQVCCYQMGLIHKENPLSDR
- a CDS encoding PTS N-acetylgalactosamine transporter subunit IID; this translates as MSWWQAIVVAFLYYFADAPFFFGEGYYVLQRPVVGGFLVGLVMGNPVQGAIIGGTINLIFLGHMSVGGSIPSDMALAGYVGTAFALALDTSLEAALALALPIGILGTVVWVGRMSISSIFAHWADNYAEKGDERGVMLMNWLPAQIMLFVFKMIVVALFCKWGGEAVGGFLNAIAGSWAFRGLSAVGGVLPALGIALNLRAILKQETWPFLLAGFVLAAYFNIPIIGISIIGLICAMVFMTNTKKSLKEAKEG